A window from Mogibacterium neglectum encodes these proteins:
- a CDS encoding ABC-F family ATP-binding cassette domain-containing protein: protein MLVMSAKDICKSYGTDIIIEDVSFSVNKGDKVGIVGPNGAGKTTLLSIIAGENEPTSGDVFIRSGYVVGYLKQKDHFFSEGTVLEEATKTFTHFYEMEEEISVLEKAISDTNNPRFDQDLEAYTHLMDEYKAMGGYSYKSELIGVLASMGFGEDTHDKEISMLSGGERTRLALACMMLQKPDILMLDEPTNHLDLKMLAWLESFLKTYKGTIIVISHDRYFLDKIVNRIFDMRETQLIDYRGNYSEYLIKRSEREEVMRREYEKQQKEIARQEEIIRRFKQHNTEHLVKRAQSREKRLAHLEVLDKPSLSQAELKLSFDADFQSGKDVIMTEELSKSFGEKQLFRDVKFDIKSGEKVCFIGENGVGKTTLLRIIMGEEEADDGYLKIGHNVDFGYYDQGQLLLDENETVLGEMKNAYHLYTDTEMRNILGRFLFRGDDVFKSVSSLSGGEKARLSLLKLMLSGANTLIFDEPTNHLDIESKEIVESAIMEFKGTVLIVSHDRYLLSKIPDRILELRHEGIREYKGKFDYYLEKSAEFDKQDIEAGEAEDANDELSAEEERRLRKEREAEERRRSRRVAELESIIHDIEGKIDEIETEMCKPEHASDVFYLRKAGEKADDYKTELESVYDEWLSLQEDA from the coding sequence ATGCTTGTAATGTCGGCAAAAGATATATGCAAGTCATACGGAACAGACATAATCATTGAAGATGTGTCGTTTTCTGTAAATAAAGGTGATAAGGTTGGAATCGTCGGACCAAACGGTGCTGGGAAAACCACTTTGCTAAGCATAATTGCTGGCGAGAATGAACCGACAAGCGGCGATGTTTTTATTCGTAGTGGATATGTCGTCGGGTATCTCAAACAGAAGGATCATTTTTTCTCAGAAGGAACGGTTCTCGAAGAAGCTACGAAGACTTTCACGCACTTTTACGAGATGGAAGAAGAGATTTCTGTTCTAGAAAAGGCAATTTCCGATACGAATAATCCGAGATTTGATCAAGACCTAGAAGCTTATACCCATCTTATGGATGAGTATAAGGCGATGGGTGGATATTCGTACAAGAGCGAACTTATCGGTGTTCTGGCGAGTATGGGATTTGGTGAAGACACTCATGATAAGGAGATAAGCATGCTTTCTGGTGGTGAGAGAACAAGGCTTGCTTTGGCTTGCATGATGCTTCAAAAGCCAGATATCCTCATGCTTGACGAACCAACTAACCATCTTGATCTTAAGATGCTTGCTTGGCTTGAGTCATTCCTAAAGACATATAAAGGTACGATAATTGTCATATCTCACGACAGATATTTTCTGGATAAGATAGTGAATCGCATATTTGACATGCGTGAAACTCAACTTATAGATTATCGCGGAAATTACTCTGAATATCTTATAAAGCGCAGTGAGCGTGAAGAGGTTATGAGACGAGAGTACGAGAAGCAACAGAAGGAAATCGCTCGTCAGGAAGAGATAATCCGCAGGTTTAAGCAACACAATACAGAACATCTCGTCAAGAGGGCGCAGTCCAGAGAGAAGCGACTTGCACATCTAGAAGTACTAGATAAACCGTCATTAAGTCAGGCCGAACTGAAGCTATCATTTGATGCTGACTTTCAGAGTGGTAAGGATGTAATAATGACAGAAGAGCTGTCTAAAAGCTTTGGAGAAAAGCAGCTTTTTAGAGATGTCAAGTTCGATATCAAGAGCGGAGAAAAGGTATGCTTTATCGGCGAGAATGGTGTTGGCAAGACTACCCTTCTACGCATCATTATGGGCGAGGAAGAAGCAGATGATGGATATCTAAAAATAGGGCATAATGTCGATTTCGGATATTATGACCAAGGACAGCTGCTGCTTGATGAAAATGAGACCGTATTAGGAGAGATGAAAAATGCATATCACCTATATACGGACACGGAAATGCGAAATATCCTCGGTAGATTCCTGTTTAGAGGAGATGACGTATTCAAGAGCGTCTCATCGCTTTCGGGAGGCGAGAAGGCGAGATTATCGCTTCTAAAGCTAATGCTATCTGGTGCCAATACCCTAATCTTCGACGAGCCGACCAACCATCTTGACATAGAGTCAAAAGAGATTGTTGAGTCCGCGATTATGGAATTTAAAGGAACTGTACTCATCGTATCTCATGACAGATATCTGCTTAGCAAGATTCCAGACAGAATCCTCGAGCTCAGGCACGAAGGAATAAGAGAGTACAAAGGTAAGTTTGATTACTACCTCGAGAAGAGTGCTGAGTTCGACAAACAGGATATTGAGGCAGGTGAAGCTGAAGATGCAAATGATGAATTAAGTGCTGAAGAAGAGCGTAGGCTCAGGAAGGAACGTGAAGCTGAGGAGAGACGCAGATCTCGCAGGGTAGCTGAGTTAGAATCAATTATTCACGATATCGAGGGCAAGATTGATGAAATTGAGACCGAGATGTGTAAGCCTGAACACGCTTCTGATGTATTTTACCTCCGAAAGGCAGGAGAAAAGGCAGATGACTACAAGACGGAGCTCGAGAGCGTATATGACGAATGGCTTAGTTTACAGGAAGACGCATAA
- a CDS encoding redox-sensing transcriptional repressor Rex, with translation MKSNNTRVSNAIIRRLPRYRRYLNELRKKGIKKISSNELSELIGYTASQIRQDLNTFGGFGQQGYGYSVDSLFHEINKILGLDREYKTIVVGIGNLGQAITNYTYYYKIGFNIVGLFDVNPKLVGLSINDVLVRDFSEMSDFVKENDIDIAIICVNRENAQKVTDVLVDAGIEGIWNFAPVDLNVPNDVAVENVHLSDSLHTLSFLIRSNELEDAEK, from the coding sequence ATGAAAAGCAACAACACAAGGGTATCTAATGCGATTATCCGCAGATTACCAAGATATAGAAGATATCTAAACGAACTCCGCAAGAAGGGTATTAAGAAAATCTCTTCTAATGAACTAAGTGAGCTTATTGGTTATACTGCATCTCAGATTAGACAGGATCTCAATACATTTGGTGGCTTTGGTCAGCAGGGATACGGTTATTCAGTTGATTCTCTATTCCATGAGATTAACAAGATTTTGGGTCTTGATCGTGAGTACAAGACTATCGTAGTTGGTATTGGTAATCTTGGTCAGGCAATCACGAACTACACATATTACTACAAGATTGGGTTTAATATCGTTGGTCTTTTCGATGTTAATCCAAAGCTGGTAGGTCTAAGTATCAATGATGTACTTGTTCGAGATTTTTCTGAGATGAGCGATTTTGTAAAGGAAAATGACATAGATATTGCGATTATCTGCGTTAACCGTGAAAATGCACAGAAAGTCACAGATGTCCTTGTCGATGCAGGTATAGAGGGAATCTGGAATTTTGCTCCAGTAGATCTCAATGTGCCAAACGATGTCGCTGTTGAGAATGTGCATCTAAGTGATAGCTTGCACACACTATCGTTCTTAATCAGAAGCAATGAGCTAGAAGATGCTGAGAAGTAA
- a CDS encoding iron-containing alcohol dehydrogenase, translating into MMRFTNPRDLYHGKGALEALKSLKGKKAVICVGGGSMKRFGFLDKAQQYLKEAGMEVALIEGIESDPSVTTVMEGARKMLEFEPDWIVAIGGGSPIDAAKAMWIKYEYPECTFEDMCKVFGLPELRKKAHFCAVSSTSGTATEVTAFSIITDYDKGIKYPLADFQITPDVAIVDPDLAETMPQKLVAHTGMDALTHAIEAFVSLVASDYTDAPALYAMQMIKRTLVSSYEGDMEARDAMHNAQCLAGIAFSSGLLGIVHSMAHKTGAAFDDYGAHIIHGAANAMYLPKVIAFNAKDERAAERFAVITDTLKLGGESRDEKIKNLIEWLRGMNDALNIPHCIKHYGADSYPVEQGFVPENVFLARLPEIAKNAILDACTGANPRKIKQEEMEKLLKACYYDTEVDF; encoded by the coding sequence ATGATGAGATTTACAAACCCTAGAGATTTATATCATGGAAAAGGTGCTTTAGAGGCACTCAAATCACTAAAAGGTAAGAAGGCTGTTATCTGCGTGGGTGGTGGGAGTATGAAGCGGTTCGGTTTCCTAGATAAAGCTCAGCAGTATCTAAAAGAAGCGGGTATGGAGGTGGCTTTAATCGAGGGGATTGAGTCAGATCCATCTGTAACGACTGTGATGGAAGGTGCTCGCAAGATGCTCGAATTTGAGCCTGACTGGATTGTTGCAATTGGCGGAGGATCACCGATTGATGCGGCAAAAGCAATGTGGATTAAGTACGAGTATCCAGAATGTACATTTGAGGATATGTGCAAGGTGTTTGGACTTCCAGAGCTTCGCAAGAAGGCGCATTTCTGTGCAGTATCCTCTACATCTGGAACGGCTACAGAGGTTACGGCATTCTCTATAATTACTGACTACGACAAGGGTATCAAATATCCTCTCGCAGATTTTCAGATTACTCCAGACGTAGCTATCGTCGATCCGGATCTTGCTGAGACAATGCCTCAGAAGCTTGTGGCACACACAGGAATGGATGCACTTACACATGCGATAGAGGCCTTCGTATCATTAGTTGCATCTGACTATACAGATGCACCGGCTCTATATGCAATGCAGATGATTAAGAGGACACTCGTTTCGTCATATGAAGGAGATATGGAAGCAAGGGATGCTATGCATAATGCACAGTGCCTAGCTGGAATCGCATTCTCGAGCGGACTACTCGGAATAGTGCACTCAATGGCACATAAGACAGGCGCTGCATTTGATGATTATGGTGCGCACATCATCCATGGTGCTGCTAATGCGATGTATTTGCCAAAGGTTATAGCATTCAATGCGAAGGATGAGAGAGCAGCTGAGAGATTTGCTGTGATTACAGATACACTTAAGTTAGGTGGAGAGAGCAGAGATGAGAAGATTAAGAATCTGATTGAATGGCTAAGAGGTATGAATGATGCTTTAAATATACCGCACTGCATCAAGCACTACGGTGCGGATAGCTATCCAGTAGAGCAGGGATTTGTTCCAGAGAATGTATTCCTAGCAAGATTGCCTGAGATTGCAAAAAATGCTATCCTCGATGCTTGTACGGGCGCAAATCCTCGCAAAATCAAACAGGAAGAGATGGAAAAGTTGCTTAAGGCTTGTTACTACGACACTGAAGTAGATTTTTAA
- the hypB gene encoding hydrogenase nickel incorporation protein HypB produces the protein MDKVKVIEVRESVFANNDREADRVREKLKSKKTCLINLMLSPGAGKTTTIRRLIGDLSTEISIGVMEADIDSTVDAEAIAETGAKAIQIHTGGMCHLDAGMTEQGLDEIGYEDFDLLVLENVGNLVCPAEFDTGAAFNMSILSVPEGHDKPLKYPLMYEVCKALIINKVDVLPYFDFDMEKIMEYASRRNPSIKIFPVSAKTGEGFEELETWLKSEVGMWNS, from the coding sequence ATGGATAAAGTAAAGGTAATTGAAGTAAGGGAAAGCGTTTTTGCAAATAACGATAGAGAGGCGGATAGGGTACGAGAGAAACTTAAATCTAAGAAGACATGCCTAATAAATCTAATGTTATCACCTGGTGCTGGTAAGACCACTACTATTCGCAGATTAATTGGTGATTTGAGTACTGAAATATCAATTGGGGTAATGGAGGCAGATATCGACTCCACTGTAGATGCGGAGGCTATCGCTGAAACTGGAGCAAAGGCTATACAGATACACACAGGTGGTATGTGTCATCTTGATGCTGGAATGACTGAGCAAGGGCTTGATGAGATAGGATATGAAGACTTTGACCTGTTGGTGCTTGAAAATGTTGGGAACCTAGTATGTCCTGCGGAGTTCGATACCGGTGCCGCTTTCAATATGTCGATTTTATCTGTTCCAGAAGGTCATGATAAACCACTCAAATACCCTCTCATGTACGAGGTGTGTAAAGCACTCATTATTAATAAGGTTGATGTGTTACCGTATTTTGATTTTGATATGGAAAAAATAATGGAATATGCATCAAGGAGAAATCCAAGTATCAAGATATTCCCCGTTTCTGCTAAGACTGGAGAAGGCTTTGAAGAGCTCGAGACATGGCTGAAATCTGAAGTGGGAATGTGGAATTCATAA
- the acpP gene encoding acyl carrier protein, whose protein sequence is MTFDTIRDIVVEQLGVDADMVQMDTNLMKDLEADSLDAVEIILGVEEAFGLDIPDEEAEKFETVKDLVEYVDSHK, encoded by the coding sequence ATGACTTTTGATACAATCAGAGATATAGTAGTCGAGCAGCTTGGCGTAGATGCTGACATGGTTCAGATGGACACCAACTTGATGAAAGATCTCGAAGCAGATTCACTTGATGCTGTAGAAATCATTCTAGGCGTTGAGGAAGCTTTCGGTCTAGACATTCCAGATGAAGAAGCTGAGAAGTTTGAGACTGTTAAGGATTTAGTAGAGTACGTAGATTCACACAAGTAA
- a CDS encoding DUF5692 family protein gives MFFQVYGENSFYQLIGWVMVFAGLIITNEIQRRSKAGGCFFFFVLLAALTAYFIAIYIGAANGASWALKNPTYVHMTSWFHYAKLYAATAGCIGFMMLKYKKGIGKTEWFKVFPFVIVAINIVIAVCSDFESAIRGSIALANTGTRWWLSSEGVWLYGGWWNVANGVAGIINIFCMTGWWGIYQSKKKDDMLWPDMTWAYILAYDVWNFEYTYLNLPTHSWYCGFALLLAPTVAAMFWNKGGWIQNRANTLATWCMFAQVFPMFQDYSRFSVIPSLYADGFMKSNIHPTAADPRAGGVVAIVSILINLAIFAYIVKRAKAQGINPYKKEVFKGTRDFEEAMARAA, from the coding sequence ATGTTTTTCCAGGTTTATGGTGAAAACTCATTTTACCAACTAATTGGATGGGTTATGGTTTTTGCAGGACTTATTATTACAAATGAGATTCAGAGAAGATCTAAGGCAGGGGGCTGCTTTTTCTTTTTCGTGTTACTGGCAGCACTCACTGCTTATTTTATCGCTATCTATATTGGTGCGGCTAATGGTGCTTCCTGGGCGCTTAAGAACCCTACATACGTTCATATGACCAGCTGGTTCCACTATGCTAAGCTCTATGCAGCTACAGCAGGATGTATAGGATTTATGATGCTCAAATACAAGAAGGGCATTGGAAAGACTGAATGGTTTAAAGTCTTTCCGTTTGTAATCGTGGCCATTAATATAGTAATCGCAGTGTGTAGCGATTTCGAGAGTGCAATAAGAGGATCCATTGCACTTGCAAATACAGGCACGAGATGGTGGTTATCCTCTGAGGGTGTATGGCTTTACGGTGGTTGGTGGAATGTCGCAAACGGTGTTGCTGGCATTATAAACATATTCTGCATGACTGGATGGTGGGGGATTTATCAGTCTAAAAAGAAAGATGATATGCTATGGCCGGATATGACATGGGCATACATACTAGCTTATGATGTTTGGAATTTTGAGTATACGTATTTAAATCTTCCAACACATTCGTGGTACTGCGGATTTGCGCTACTATTAGCGCCAACTGTTGCAGCGATGTTCTGGAATAAAGGTGGATGGATTCAGAATCGTGCCAATACACTCGCTACTTGGTGTATGTTCGCACAAGTATTCCCGATGTTCCAAGATTATAGCAGATTCTCCGTAATACCAAGCTTATACGCAGATGGTTTCATGAAGTCCAATATTCACCCAACTGCCGCTGATCCTAGAGCGGGTGGAGTTGTTGCGATCGTTTCAATCCTTATTAACCTTGCAATATTTGCATACATCGTTAAACGAGCAAAGGCTCAAGGTATTAATCCATATAAAAAAGAAGTATTTAAAGGTACTCGTGACTTTGAAGAGGCTATGGCTAGAGCAGCATAA
- a CDS encoding hydrogenase maturation nickel metallochaperone HypA, whose translation MHELGVVFHIIDELKVVADDNNVTKFSKVVLELGEVSSVIPSYLEDCWEWASAKHEFVSNAELLIETIPAVTYCEACAREYSTVKHGLTCPYCGSGNTYLIRGNEFMIKEVEVPEV comes from the coding sequence ATGCATGAACTTGGAGTAGTATTTCATATTATCGATGAACTGAAAGTTGTTGCAGATGACAACAATGTGACCAAGTTTTCTAAAGTCGTCCTTGAACTTGGGGAGGTATCTTCTGTAATACCCTCATATCTTGAGGATTGCTGGGAATGGGCATCTGCAAAACATGAATTTGTTTCAAATGCTGAACTCCTGATTGAAACTATTCCGGCAGTTACTTACTGTGAGGCATGTGCTCGTGAATATTCAACCGTAAAGCATGGCCTTACTTGCCCATATTGCGGGAGTGGAAATACTTATTTGATACGTGGTAATGAATTTATGATTAAGGAAGTAGAAGTACCAGAGGTTTAG
- a CDS encoding LysR family transcriptional regulator, which yields MNTEHIKEFILLASNLNFSKAAEDSFISQSSLSKHIRILEKELGTQLFIRTTRSIRLTEAGIMFLPYAKKIIGLCDSYSSELELFSSRDNNKLVVGIISNPQYYDLAGYMIGFMIAEPDINFNLIEADEIGLLEMFKQRKYNLFTAFPPSELTGNYEFLPMVETKFVALLNTSHPLTNKTSLSLKDLSGEKILIPGRNSTLQAIIKDAMIAQGLEFCPTYEGSSIGSIELLKAGMGISLHSVEFSNNLPNNSNIQAIPIEPDLKFVYGIGHRPIDELSSSEKKYLNYLKQFELK from the coding sequence ATGAATACAGAACATATAAAAGAATTTATTTTATTGGCTAGTAATCTTAATTTTAGCAAGGCTGCCGAGGATTCATTTATATCACAATCATCATTATCTAAACATATAAGGATTCTTGAGAAGGAACTTGGGACACAGTTATTTATTCGAACCACGCGATCAATTAGGTTAACTGAAGCAGGAATCATGTTTCTGCCTTATGCAAAAAAGATAATCGGGCTATGCGACTCTTACTCGAGTGAATTAGAGTTATTTAGCTCACGGGATAACAATAAACTCGTTGTCGGAATTATCTCAAATCCACAGTATTACGATCTTGCAGGGTATATGATTGGATTTATGATTGCTGAACCCGATATAAACTTTAATCTTATCGAGGCAGATGAAATAGGCTTGTTAGAGATGTTCAAACAACGAAAATACAATCTATTTACGGCATTTCCTCCTAGTGAGTTAACTGGGAATTATGAGTTCCTGCCAATGGTTGAAACTAAATTTGTAGCATTACTTAATACATCTCATCCACTCACTAATAAAACCAGCCTATCGCTTAAGGATTTGTCTGGCGAGAAGATACTCATACCAGGGAGGAACTCCACTCTACAGGCTATTATTAAAGATGCTATGATTGCGCAGGGGCTTGAATTTTGTCCTACGTACGAAGGTAGTTCAATAGGAAGTATTGAGCTACTAAAGGCTGGAATGGGGATTTCACTTCATTCTGTTGAATTTTCGAACAATCTACCAAACAATTCAAATATACAGGCTATACCAATTGAACCAGATCTAAAATTCGTATACGGTATAGGACATCGTCCTATAGATGAACTATCTTCAAGCGAAAAAAAATATTTAAACTATCTAAAGCAATTCGAATTAAAATAA
- a CDS encoding FAD-dependent oxidoreductase: MINYDKISGNKKPECVKDDGPIREPIVKLAKMITDRPAQHLGLKKITKDDPEYWGLAALISDEEAELASKLGVRKPKTFEEIHKLSGMSEEHCRKLIDHMSEQGILEYNWENLDGTNPKNEKRYIVPMFVPGVGEFAAMHETNMSEHPELGRFFERMTFLPLENVTKIVPPGGAGVGMHVIPVEQAISMEETSISVEHISHWLQKYEGKYAASPCSCRKSNCSYDEGCADDFNDWCIAVGDMADYVVETKKGGRYISKEEALEIFKKAEDNGFVHQITNIDGEQKIFAICNCNVNVCYALRTSQLFNTPNMSRSSYVARVKKENCVACGRCVEYCPAGAVKLGQKLCKADGSEVKYPKSSMPSLEKWGSEKWDIDYRDNNRINCYETGTAPCKTACPAHIAVQGYLRLAAQGKYKEALELIKRENPFPAVCGRICNRRCEDACTRGNIDQAVAIDEVKRFIAQQDLDSDRRFVPDKVIPKVCGEFEEKIAIIGGGPAGLSCAYYLAIKGYSPTIFEKERRMGGMLTNGIPSFRLEKDVVEAEIDVLKELGVQFRCGVEVGRDITIPELREQGFKGFYLAVGLQSGGELDISGADANGIISGIDFMRRVNLGDAVELKGRVVVIGGGNIACDVARTAIRLGADAVDMYSLEEYEKMPCGEEDRSECERDGITIHGGWGPISVSKNEGNCEAISFRKCLRVRDDEGRFAPKFDDNDRVTAKCKAVIYCIGQKVEWGEILEGTDVELNANGTVKADPITYQTDEPDIFVGGDVYTGQKFAIDAIAAGKEGAVSLHRFVQPRSSLTIGRYRRNFVEFNKKDMSVNEESFDNSPRERIGYNEALARTFKDERISFTEEQVKKETSRCLSCGASIVDENKCIGCGVCTTKCGFDAIKLYREHPECSNMVPSEEKMRHIIPYAIKQAVRVKIAGKKG; the protein is encoded by the coding sequence ATGATTAATTACGATAAGATTAGCGGAAATAAAAAACCAGAATGTGTTAAGGATGACGGTCCCATTCGCGAACCGATAGTTAAACTTGCTAAGATGATTACCGATAGACCTGCACAGCATCTGGGTCTTAAGAAGATTACAAAAGATGACCCGGAGTATTGGGGGCTGGCAGCTTTAATTTCTGACGAGGAGGCTGAGCTAGCGAGTAAACTCGGAGTGAGGAAACCAAAGACATTTGAAGAAATTCATAAGCTTTCTGGTATGAGTGAAGAGCACTGCAGGAAACTCATAGATCATATGTCTGAACAGGGCATACTCGAGTATAATTGGGAGAATCTAGACGGTACAAATCCTAAGAATGAAAAGAGATACATAGTTCCTATGTTTGTCCCTGGAGTTGGTGAATTTGCAGCTATGCACGAGACCAATATGAGTGAGCATCCGGAGCTTGGTCGATTCTTCGAGAGGATGACGTTTCTTCCTCTTGAGAATGTAACTAAAATTGTTCCTCCTGGAGGTGCTGGTGTTGGAATGCATGTTATTCCAGTAGAGCAAGCGATTTCAATGGAAGAGACATCTATCTCTGTTGAGCATATTTCTCACTGGCTTCAGAAATATGAAGGCAAGTATGCGGCGAGCCCATGCTCTTGTCGTAAATCTAACTGCTCATATGACGAAGGCTGCGCTGACGATTTTAACGATTGGTGCATAGCTGTCGGCGATATGGCGGATTATGTTGTTGAAACGAAGAAGGGCGGACGATACATTTCCAAAGAAGAGGCGCTTGAGATATTCAAAAAAGCAGAGGATAACGGATTTGTTCATCAGATTACAAATATTGACGGAGAACAGAAGATATTCGCCATATGCAACTGTAATGTAAATGTGTGCTATGCATTAAGAACGTCACAGCTCTTCAATACTCCAAATATGTCGCGCTCATCATATGTTGCAAGGGTGAAGAAAGAAAATTGCGTTGCTTGTGGTAGATGTGTAGAGTACTGTCCAGCAGGTGCGGTTAAGCTTGGTCAGAAGCTATGTAAAGCGGACGGGTCGGAAGTTAAGTATCCAAAGAGTTCTATGCCTTCGCTTGAAAAGTGGGGCTCTGAGAAATGGGATATAGATTATAGAGACAATAACCGAATCAATTGCTATGAAACTGGAACTGCTCCTTGTAAAACGGCCTGCCCTGCGCATATCGCAGTTCAGGGTTATTTAAGACTTGCGGCACAAGGAAAATATAAGGAGGCTCTGGAGTTAATAAAGAGAGAGAACCCTTTTCCGGCGGTTTGCGGCAGAATTTGCAACAGAAGATGTGAAGATGCATGTACTAGAGGGAATATTGATCAGGCGGTAGCAATTGATGAAGTGAAGAGGTTTATCGCACAGCAAGATCTTGATAGCGATAGAAGATTTGTCCCTGATAAGGTTATACCTAAGGTGTGTGGGGAGTTTGAGGAAAAGATTGCCATAATTGGTGGCGGACCAGCTGGTTTAAGTTGCGCATATTATTTAGCTATAAAGGGATACAGCCCTACAATATTCGAGAAGGAACGTAGAATGGGTGGAATGCTTACCAATGGAATTCCTAGTTTTAGACTTGAGAAGGATGTTGTAGAGGCAGAAATCGATGTGCTAAAAGAACTTGGTGTCCAATTTAGATGTGGAGTTGAAGTAGGTAGGGATATCACGATTCCAGAGCTCAGGGAACAAGGTTTCAAAGGATTCTACTTAGCTGTTGGACTGCAGTCTGGCGGAGAGCTAGATATCAGTGGAGCTGATGCAAATGGAATTATATCTGGTATCGATTTTATGCGCAGGGTTAATCTCGGCGATGCAGTTGAACTAAAAGGACGAGTGGTTGTTATCGGTGGTGGCAATATCGCTTGCGATGTTGCTAGGACAGCCATAAGACTTGGTGCAGATGCCGTGGATATGTATTCCCTTGAAGAATATGAAAAGATGCCTTGCGGTGAAGAGGATAGAAGTGAATGTGAGCGTGATGGAATAACGATTCATGGTGGATGGGGGCCAATCTCTGTTTCAAAAAATGAAGGTAATTGTGAAGCGATATCGTTTAGAAAGTGTCTCAGAGTGAGAGATGATGAAGGTAGATTTGCTCCAAAGTTCGATGATAATGATCGAGTGACTGCTAAATGTAAAGCCGTAATTTATTGTATAGGCCAAAAGGTAGAATGGGGGGAAATACTTGAAGGTACTGATGTTGAACTTAATGCAAATGGGACGGTAAAGGCAGACCCAATTACATATCAGACGGATGAACCAGATATCTTTGTTGGAGGCGATGTTTACACTGGTCAAAAGTTCGCTATCGATGCGATTGCAGCAGGTAAAGAAGGGGCTGTGTCTCTTCATAGATTTGTACAGCCACGATCAAGCCTTACGATAGGGAGATATCGCAGAAACTTTGTTGAATTTAATAAAAAAGATATGAGCGTAAACGAAGAGTCATTCGACAATTCACCAAGAGAGAGAATTGGATATAATGAGGCGCTGGCAAGGACGTTTAAAGATGAGAGAATCTCCTTTACTGAAGAGCAGGTCAAGAAGGAAACTTCAAGATGTTTATCATGTGGAGCCTCAATCGTAGACGAGAACAAGTGTATCGGATGCGGTGTATGTACTACAAAATGTGGGTTTGACGCAATTAAGCTATATCGTGAACATCCAGAATGTTCCAATATGGTACCTAGCGAAGAAAAGATGAGACATATAATCCCATACGCAATCAAACAGGCAGTGAGAGTAAAGATTGCAGGAAAGAAAGGTTAA
- a CDS encoding DUF362 domain-containing protein translates to MAYKISEDCISCGACMDGCPVEAITEGTPYVIDADTCIDCGACADVCPVGAPAQE, encoded by the coding sequence ATGGCTTATAAGATTAGTGAAGATTGCATCAGCTGTGGTGCTTGCATGGATGGTTGCCCAGTAGAGGCTATTACAGAAGGAACACCTTACGTTATCGATGCAGATACTTGCATTGACTGCGGAGCTTGCGCAGATGTATGTCCAGTAGGAGCACCTGCTCAGGAGTAG